In one Juglans regia cultivar Chandler chromosome 11, Walnut 2.0, whole genome shotgun sequence genomic region, the following are encoded:
- the LOC118343794 gene encoding uncharacterized protein LOC118343794, translating to MQAKAKVCELIDEVNRCWKVDIVNAVFSKEKSEIVRSIPISQSGIANKIVWGQTKNGKYSVRSAYHMVQQKMLQTGGEPSTLKNKDEVWTRIWGLNVPATAKLFMWRVVSDLLHTRRNLWKKKIVEDPLCPICKMNEETVSYVMLACPAAIDVWEDTLSLIRGGREKRKMPLEVPIGVAFNVNFDGALDKESMALWRAMVFCMETSIVDVIFEGDAKELIEAVMSDEDVDSSGGQIVEDIKQLRYQHRN from the exons ATGCAAGCTAAGGCAAAAGTGTGTGAGTTAATTGATGAGGTGAACAGATGCTGGAAGGTGGATATAGTTAATGCAGTTTTTTCAAAGGAGAAATCTGAGATTGTAAGATCAATCCCCATTAGTCAATCGGGCATAGCAAATAAAATTGTTTGGGGCCAAACTAAGAATGGGAAGTACTCGGTGAGAAGTGCTTACCATATGGTCCAGCAAAAGATGTTGCAAACAGGTGGTGAACCTTCTACTCTAAAGAATAAAGATGAGGTGTGGACAAGGATTTGGGGACTAAATGTGCCAGCTACTGCAAAGCTTTTTATGTGGAGAGTAGTTAGTGACTTATTGCATACAAGGAGAaatttatggaagaaaaaaattgtagaagatCCACTGTGTCCAATTTGCAAAATGAATGAGGAAACTGTATCTTATGTGATGTTGGCTTGCCCTGCTGCTATTGATGTATGGGAGGATACACTGAGTCTTATCA GGGGAGGGcgagagaagaggaagatgccACTGGAGGTGCCTATTGGTGTTGCTTTTAATGTCAACTTTGATGGGGCTCTGGATAAGG AGAGTATGGCTCTCTGGAGAGCCATGGTTTTCTGTATGGAGACTAGCATAGTGGATGTGatttttgaaggggatgcaaagGAGTTGATAGAGGCTGTGATGTCAGATGAGGACGTGGACTCATCGGGTGGGCAAATTGTTGAAGACATTAAGCAGCTGAGATATCAACACAGGAACTAG